The sequence CTTTTTGTCTCTTCTGTGTCATTTTATTGTATTGGTTTCGGCTTCTATTGTACTCCAAGCACACAGAAGTTTACCGCCTACCGGAGCTTCTTCTATTTGATTGTGACATGATGAGAAATAAAGAcagaaacataaattttttagaactaaaaaagagaaaatgggaATAAATAAAGTTGCGGAGGAGTTGAAGACGGAAGAACAAGAACTATTGACAAGAGgagacaatttttaatagttgAGGAATGATGGAGCACTTTTTATATTGTTAACGGGAGGAAACGAAATGAAAAAGTACAGTGTATGCTTTTGAAGAGAACAATTTAGGCTGCGTCTGAGTATGGAGTTTTATTTATATATCGCTTTATAGAGTTACATGTGAGctgaagtaaaaaaaaaagcaaatcaAATTATTTGCCAAGAAATCgtaaatttcttaaaatatgaCAGGTTTATGGATAGTATTCAAACAATAATTTTGGACGTAGAGATAATTAGACTTTTAGAACACCTAGATGTTAGTTTTTTGGACATACGTTTAAAAGTGAtatgaaaattcattaaacCTGTATAAAATTCATTCGGtcaaaagaattttaattgtGTATAACTCTTACATTTAATCCTATAAGCATAAATCAAAGACACGCAGTTTCTggtaaagttttttaattttcacaattgGAGGAGCTAACAACTTGCGGGTCGGATTTTGATAAAGCAATTTAAAACACCTCAATTCTTCGAAAATAAGCAAATCGAACAacataactttaaaatttttggcaaccgGCAAAGAAAAGcttatataaattattttcatgagAATGCTCATTTTTCGACTCATTTTAAACCGTAGTCAAAAATACAACAGTAAAATGTAGtgctattaaaaatttgacaataaaaaagataaaattagagaaaatatgtttaacAATTTGTATTGacttatacaatttttaatgattttaataTTGTAACTGTGCAGtcattaaaaatcattaaaaaattgactgctttatatatatatattcgtTGTTCATATTCTgggaaaacatttaaaattcaatcaaaaaatgattaataatgaaaacattttttgggaattttcaaaaattttacctgTATTCATTAAAACGTACTCGATGCagttttgtagaatttcaaTGAGGTTTTTGCTAATATGTTCAATATTATTAGCACATGACATTTTGAAACACGCTGTTATTCACTGGAAACGTGAGAGTCAGACTGGTAATTGGATGTGAAAAGTGTGACAATAatctttataaatttttaaacatttttaatacatttggTTGCATTTGTTGCTGGAGAATACAATATGATAGATTATAGATTTTGATTACGGGATACGTTTAAGGAGGTGGAGCAAGGGAAAAACAgatagtgaaaaaaattgaaaattttggagggGCTGTAGATAAAGACCTTgggatttttaaatgaaatcaAGTACATTTTTGTTTCCTATACTACAAAGATGAGTTTTGTCAGAGGTGACGACGTGCCGAAAAATGAAGATTCACATTTTTAGGCACTTTATAATACACATAAATTGAATGACTGGTGATAACTGGATTTAGATtttagatatttcaaaatcatcGGAGATTTAAAGTTACGAGAGCACTTGTCAACCTAATTGAGACACTGAAAGTCAGTGAATAAAACTATGGACAACAAGAAAAAGATCAGACTGGGAAATCGGTGAGATCGCTGAAGAAGAAATCgttcttgaaaatgttgaacgTCTTGGACACCTGACTATCCTCCCTTTTTCGTTCAGTGAtctcctgaaaatatatatacaTTATATATATTATCCAGATAATTTCGAAATCACACGctagaaatgaagaaaaaactcacatcaacAGCGGAGGCAATGCTACTTAGCCGTGTTATTCTACCAGCGTAGTTTGGATTGTTGTTGTCATACTGTTCAGCATAATAAGTATGGAGATCTTCAGCTAACCGAAGCTCAACCTTTTCAGATATATCCCTAGTAGCATCAGTGATTCCAGGGAGGTCTGCAGTTAAAGAATAGTACTGATTTCAAAAGCTCAGTAACTTACTTGATACACTCCACATTATGCTCATCATCATGTACATGAGCTCATACTCGGTTGGTTGCAACTTTTTGAACGGGTTGATAAAGATCAATCGGAACTTATCCATACTTCCTTTTAGGAAACTAAAAATAAGTAAGTACATATTAAATATTTCTCATCaaacttaattttaaacaacTAACTTTCTAACTTGTGTAGCATCCATATCACTAATATTCTCTAGTTTCACAACAGATATTCCAAAATTGATAATCTGACCATTCAGCGTGAGCCCCCTCTCGTCAGTGAGGTTATAGCCGAGTCGTTGGCAAGTTGCAAAACATCTATCTAATTCATAGAACCTCGTCCAAAAGTGCTTGAAGATAATCCACTTCTGATCCTTTGGAAGTTGGGCGAAAACTCGAATAGACATACAGAATCGTGCAATGTGCTCAATTTCAATGTAATGATTGCGCATGAAATTTTCCATATCGAGAGGCACGTTTTCAATCATCTAAAAGTGCAAGAGCTTTATGAATAGAGATCACaagttcagaaaatctagaattttctgagaTAATCTATTTTGCTATTTTGATTATCGGTTACAACAAGATTATTCTCACCTTGTCTTGATCTGGCCATTGTTTATTATGTTCTCTGTAAGCCAGTAAAGCCTGCTGACAGAGGGTCAGTGGAATGTCCGGAAGTTGACAGAATGCGTCAGGAGGCTGTAAAGAATAGATTCAGAAATATGTGAAATGTTTTTGGTTAAAAGtaaagtatgaaaaaaataattgaaaaacgtttatcaaaaattttagaaacatttttattctgaTTCGGAAAGTCgtgaaaactgagtttgcGCCACTCTTCAAGAAATCTAAATCACTGTAACATGTTTGAATTCCTACAATGttgaaatatgaatatttggaacatatttaaaacatatcactgaaagaaaactttttttcgatcgacgacttccaaaataaatGGTGGGATTTGATGCTTCACCTATTTTTgacttcaaataaaataatttatcaacgttttttgaaaagtttcatatttGTCGATATTTGGTCATCATAGCAtcatagaaattatttttaataactttctCATTTGTTGGACATCATCTATAATGAACCACGGCTGATTCCAcataaattacatttttcagttgctcatcaaaaaaattaatcagaaTCAGAATGTACGTATGTAGTACAACTTAACAAACCACATTAACTCTTACCTGTCCAAACATTGCATCAATAGTCGGcgttaaaacattttgcacATTCACATGAAGATCCTGGGTTGCTTGTTGTGCGGCCATGGCAAACATTTGATTCTGATTTCCAGATTCATTATTGTATTCTTGAGGTACTTGGTTATATTGTGTAAACGAAGAGGGGATGGCCGATGAATTCTGCTCGTCTGTGCTCAACAAATCTGTGTATTGATAGTCGAAAGGTTGCGGAATATGAATTGGTGGTTGTTGGAATGGAGGAGTTGGCATTACCGCTCGACCCACCTGAAAGTATAGAAATTATGCTCTATGCAATTTTCATGTACATATGTATGTATAGTATATGTATTTAATTGTATAGTATATGTATTTAATCGAAGTGTGCCTGGGTTTCGATAATTCCTGAACAAATGAGTGTGATTTGAGTGATAAGAAAATTCAACTCGTAAAGTGTATTTTTCCGGTCAGTTTGAACTTACAGCAGAAGTCACATTTGGAGCACCGAGCATTGCGTAGCGACTTCCAGTTTTATCCACCACAAAGAACGCCGGCATTATTGCactgattcaaaaaataattcaaaaagtagCGCAAAAAGCCAAAGTAACAATGGGATGTATTTTTCTCAGCTTGCTATTTCGCTCAAACTTGCGCTGCCCTGTTGTCATGGGGATAATGGCTTTTCTCGAAGCATATAATTTTAACGATGTGTTGCCCGAGTCCACAAGATTGACTTTCAtctaatgaaatttttgtgctGGATAGAATTAGAATTTTGGTCAGAAAGAAAATTTGTCAAGTGCTTCAGTAGTAGTCCATTGAATAATGCATATGTACATGAATCGCAAGCATAAGAAGCCGGCGCGGATTAAATTCCACTACTGGGACAATTTGGTCGATGGATTATGA comes from Caenorhabditis elegans chromosome X and encodes:
- the nhr-45 gene encoding Nuclear Hormone Receptor family (Product from WormBase gene class nhr;~Confirmed by transcript evidence), whose protein sequence is MSCLVCETDAHGQHFGIRCCRACAAFFRRTLTMNLRYKCRFDRKCEVSFNKRYSCRCCRYEKCVRVGMRKDNLTSPVSVVQNKSETEKDSSGNETDSIGHSPHSSLESYTCRPPSFEQQQQNQNPDPPLLMGNNGTFVQEVASDAYQPNSDMHQLNFSFHRTVIEEVGRAVMPTPPFQQPPIHIPQPFDYQYTDLLSTDEQNSSAIPSSFTQYNQVPQEYNNESGNQNQMFAMAAQQATQDLHVNVQNVLTPTIDAMFGQPPDAFCQLPDIPLTLCQQALLAYREHNKQWPDQDKMIENVPLDMENFMRNHYIEIEHIARFCMSIRVFAQLPKDQKWIIFKHFWTRFYELDRCFATCQRLGYNLTDERGLTLNGQIINFGISVVKLENISDMDATQVRNFLKGSMDKFRLIFINPFKKLQPTEYELMYMMMSIMWSVSNLPGITDATRDISEKVELRLAEDLHTYYAEQYDNNNPNYAGRITRLSSIASAVDEITERKREDSQVSKTFNIFKNDFFFSDLTDFPV